The Malaclemys terrapin pileata isolate rMalTer1 chromosome 20, rMalTer1.hap1, whole genome shotgun sequence genome contains the following window.
CcagtgtacagatggggaaactgaggcatggagcctGCCAGTCCGGTGACACCACCTCCACAAAAGACGTTAACTGAACTGACAGGCGCGCTCTTCTGCTGGCTTCGCTGCGTCGCCACTGGGGGTTCtgctggcacagctgtgtcgcCTGGTGGGCGCGAACACTCCTAGCCCACAGAGCTGCCTGGGGAGAACTTTGCAGCGTACGCCAGGCCTGAGTGACTTGTCCGGTGTCCCACAAGGAGTCCGTTGCAGAGCTGTGATTtgaaccctaaccactgggccctccttcccctcttacGTAGCATCTTCAGGGCACTTTCCAAACAATAACTAATTTTCACAATCATCCCCCTCTTTGAGATTGGGAAATGGGAAGAAATGCGTTcctgagggggaaactgaggcatagggcgGGGCACTGCCTTGCCCAAGACTGCTCAGTAAATCCGTGgaggagctgggattagaacccaggtatcctggctcccagcccctcctgcactaACCACTACCTCCACTTCCTTCccacagctggggatagaacccaggagtcctggccccccagctaccctgctgtaaccactagccccccactccctttccagagctgggaacagaatccaggagtcctggctcctaggggACCCCAGCGGCTAACGTTTGTTCTCTCCCTTTCAGTGGATTTCCTGCGACACCTCCTGTCCCGGACGCTGGGCCTGGGCAGCGAGAAGCCGGAGAAGGTGCTGGATGAGCTGACGTTGGACGGAGTGAGCCGCTTCATGCAGAGCGAGAAGTGTAAGTTGACTCTCCCTTCTTGGGAGGAAGCTGCCCTGAGACCAAGCCAGGGGGCAACCCTCATTCTGATCCCCCAAACGGGAAGGGGAAGGTGCTGGGGGTAACCATGCCTGGGAGAGACCGGGGGCCAGAGGGGCTGCCGAGAGGGAGGCATAGAGCCGACCGTGAATGTGGCCGGGACTCCATGCTGGTGTAATGTACAAGCCGGGGGACAAGTCTGACTTGCACAgctcctgtgctgctgggagagaTCCAGCCTCCGTGGGCCTGATCCGCGGTTACTCCTTCTCGGCACTTGGGACAGGCTTGGTGGAGGTGTCTTTAAACCTCCCTTGTGCCGCTCGTGTTCTGGGCCTGGCATAACTTAGAactgcctcagggctgctctgctGGGTCTCTGCTTCCCATGGCCCCTATGAAGCAGAGAATTGCCATAGTGCAGTGAGCTTTGGTCCCCCATGCTGGAAGCGGGGGCCTTTATGCCAGCTGGGGAGGCCCCTAGGGATGCTCTTAGAGGGCTGTTCCTCCCCGGGGCGGCACAGAGGGGCCTGCACGTCACTGCAGATCAGGACCTGGTCCAGCAGAGGTCAGGAGTGCAGTTTTGATCTAGATCTTAGACCTGAGAGTCTAGAGGTTTGCAAATTGGGCCAGGTGGCTGCCATGAAGTCTACCAACGCCACCCGCCCTCCCCTGGAAGCGCCGAGAGTTTGGGGCTGTTTCCTGAGTAGCTTTCCAGAGTCAGGTTTGACGCCCCCCTCTGTTACCTTGCAGGCAGGAACGTCGTCTGCATAGTGGGCGCTGGGATCTCCACCTGTGAGTACAGCAGCAGGCGCGGCGGTTAGATCGTTCACTTTGAAAAGAAACCAGCGCGTAGCAATAAACCGAGGGGGTTCTGATACGGCTCAGTTTCCCCTAGTGTTTCTATAGCGCTTTCCATCCCAACGCTGTCTACAAGCCACTGCtgaaaagcagccacctctggggtggaacgcggCAGCTGTTTGTACAGGGATCGCTCGCCCCTCCACGGAAATGCAGACGACTCTTGAGGTTGGCAGCTGTTTGTACTGGTCCCTCCTCCAGTGCCGAGACGCAGCCAGTTCTGGGGTTGGGGCACAGCAGCTGTTTATGCAGGGATCACGCATCTGCCTCTGGTGTGGAGCGTGACAGTTGCACAGTGAAGATGAATCCTGGATCTGATTGAAAGTGCAGGAGGATGGCGGGGAGGCAGGATGGAATAGTGCTGGCTGGAATTTGACCAGGACGCGGTCTCTAATGCCAGGGTGTTATtgggcagaagggagggggaaggtgctaTGGGACCTTGAGCGACCAGGAACGTTCAGGACTTGAAGTCTTGTTTGAAAGACCGCACCTCTGGCATCACAGCGCCCCCTGTTGGGCAGTGGCGGAGCAGTTCGTGGGGTTATATTGCACATCCAGACTTGCACAGCGGCCGAGTTTCATAGCCAAAGCACCTGGGCAGCAAGACCCAGCACTGAGGTATGTGGCCAGGAGCTTTATGACCTAGCACTGGTCAGACTCGCAGAAGACCTGTCCTCACCTGGAGTGGGCTCCCTGCAAAACCTGGGATGGATTCTGTGGGGAGTTGGGGGACTTTGGCTGTTCCCAAGTCCCGGTGAAGGATCTGGAATCCCTAGAACCCTGATAGCTCTGCCCACGGCTGATCTAAAACGTGCGGGTGGCACCCCAGAAAATGAGTGTTATGAGAAAACTGCTCCCCTGCTAGGCTGAGGGACAAGGAGGTGACCAACCCCTTGCTAGAGGGCTCCCCCGGCATTGAGGCATCCCATTGACCAACACCGCTCGGCATTTGGGTGGGTTTTCCAAGAGGCTCCCCTTGTGTCCCTCAGCCGCGGGGATCCCGGACTTCCGGTCGCCCGGCACGGGGCTCTACGCCAATCTGCAGAGCTACAACCTGCCGTACCCTGAAGCCATCTTTGAAATCAACTACTTCAAGGTAGCACCCTGGGTTCCTTCTGCCTCGGAGATCTCCTTCCATAGCGATCGAGCGTTGCCCGGTGGGCCACCTAAACGGTCCCTTTGATCAGTTTCACCCTCCCACATCCTAAAGAATTCCCCTCCATCGTCAGCACTTGCAGACACGTCGTATTCTTGTCCAGCCCTGGTACCTGGGGCAGCCAGTGTCTGGTCCCCGACTGAGGATGGATTGAGGTTAAAATCACAACTGGGACTCTCAAAACTGCTCATGTTTCTAGTCTCATTAGGGGAAACTGTCCCAGTTTAACCTTCTGAAGATCTCGGGGATAGACACTGGCACCTCCGATTTCTAGCCGACCGGCCAAACTAAACCCCTGTCTCTCTGAGACACAGGCAGCCTGGCACAAGGGAGGGCTGAGCATTGGTAGCACCCCACTATAGCCCAGGGGAGCTCGGCACCGGGCTGTAACGCAGGGATGGGGGAGTCCGGAGCGCCAGAGATCGGAAGCCGTGCTTGTTTTGcacagaggtgggggtggagttcaAATACCGGGGCACAGGGAGAATTGGGGGTGGCCAAAgaactcccccacccctgcttgaaggcctgatcctgagaagtgTTTGCCAAACCCCAGAACTGTGGGGACTGCTCAGTGAGGAATCATGTTGGGGGACACGGGATTTGTTCTGAATCTGTCAACCAAACTTAACCCCACCCACCCAAAACGTTTGTCTATTTCCCTCCACACAGCAACACCCGGAGCCGTTCTTTGCCCTTGCCAGGGAGCTGTATCCAGGACAGTTTAAGGTAAATCCAGCCGGAGCTATCGGACGCTCTTCGCTTTCTCTAGCATCTTAATACAGAGGCGTTGTGTAGCGCTGTGACCCAGAGACGAGACCCAGAGCTCCCGGGTTTTTCCTTAttccagggaagggaaggggtctggtggctagagcaggggtctgggaGCCGGGACTCTTGGGCTCTCGGATCCTGGCAGGGTATTTGGGAATAGATCGCGGATCAGATGAAAAGGCCCAGCCAGACACGCCCCTCTCTCCAGATCACAGCGCTAGCCCCTCCGGGCTGTGTTGGCCCAGATCCATGGATCCTAGCCTGGCATGGCCTTGCCATGGTAGATCAGACAGATGGGCCCAGCTAGTCTGGTAtcccctccctctttccccattGGGTCACACCAACCGGCCAATCTGAGGCTGTCCGGCCTCCAGCCGCTGCCCCGCTGGAAGGTGTAGAACCCCCCTTGCTGGCAGTCCAAAGCCAGGGGGTgagatttcctcctccccccctgagCTGggcatcagctggtgtaaagaaAAGGCAGGGACAGCTGCTGTTGACCTACAAGGGAATCCTCAACACCGTCCCCCTGCTCCGTTCCAGCCCACCGTGTGCCACTACTTCATCCGGCTGCTGAAGGAGAAGGGTTTGCTGCTGCGCTGTTACACGCAGGTGGGTGACCCCTGGAAGGCCCAGCGAGGTCGTGGGGGGCATGGGGGTGGGCTTAATACACTTAACAAGCTGGGACTCCCAGCCCATGGGAGGGGGCACCGCCCCTCTTCATTCCAGCAATGCCCGCCAAGCTACTGAGGGACACCCCTCTCCATGCTCCAGGAGCCttcctgctgctctccagcccagCTGAACTACTTGCTGACTTCCTGCAGGTTGGGCACCGccccctttaaagggccagccacactTTGATTTGGGGCGGAGGGGGTTCTAAGTGGGGCATTCAGGGGCGTCAGCTCAGCCTGGGGGCAGTGAAACTAGGCCTGGTCAGTTTCACTCCCTGGGTCTCggtccctgcccagccccgcagCGTTACAAGGGGCAGGTGGGCGTGTCCGTCCCTTGCAGAATATTGACACGTTGGAGCGGGTGGCCGGACTGGACCAGGAAGATCTGGTGGAAGCCCACGGCACCTTCTTCACCTCTCACTGTCTCGGCTCCTCCTGCAAGAAGCAGTACACCCTGGACTGGATGAAAGGTACCTCTGCCCCCGGCTCTCCTTAGCAACCTCCATCAATGGCCACACCGTTCAGCGTCCCCGTGGGGCCCCAGTCCGTCGCCGATCGAGATGGGCGTGTAATCCATGAGGGCCTGTTAATCCCCGTCCGTTCCAGGAGCTCCCACCCTGCCAGTAAGAGAAGGGGCCTGGGGAGACCAATCAGCCTGAGGACGTGACAGGAGTGAAGCAAAGATTCTTGCCAGGTTCTCCCCCAGCGAATGGACGGCCTGCGGGGGGCGTGAGAGGCTGGGGGAGAGTCTGTCACGTGCAGGCTTGTCCTGAGCTAGGAGCTCTGGTTAATGGTGGGGAGCAAAAACCATGGGACTCGCCAGGGTGGTAGCCAATCTCTCTGCCAGACGTCTGCAGGCTCGAAAGCGAGGCGGAGCTTGGGCGGTCTCTAGGTCTGCATAGCGCTCAAGAGGACGAGGCTGTCATTCATGTTCCCTTGGGTTTCTGCACGAAGTCGAGACCTCAGGAATTGCCCGCCTGGATCAGACCAGAGGCCTGTCTAGCTGGGTATCCCATCTCTGACGGTGGCCcaaagctgcagaggaaggtgccgGATGTGGCGTGATCTGCCGTCACGTTTGCTAGTTTCCTGATCTCTTGAGTGTTAGGAATCTGCTCGAAGCTTTCAGGTCTCTTCCAAAACCCGTTAGAATCGCTAATGTTCATAACTTGCCATTGCTTCCCGTCAGAGCCGTCTGTTCCCGCCTCCTCCAAAGCTGAGCGGAGAATCCGGCCGCTGACTTTCATTCCTTTTCCCTCTTTCAGAAAAGATTTTCTCGACTGTCACCCCCAAGTGCGACAAATGTCAGAGTCTGGTGAAGCCGGGTGAGTGTCTAGTTCTTGCCCACTGGTGATTGGTTCGGGGGGGATGAGGCtaacctggtctacactagaaacataCATCGGTCTCGCTTCATGTctcaggggcgtgaaaaatccaccccccacccctccccgagggacacagttataccgacctaacccccggtATAGACAGTGCTGggatgacagaagaattcttccgtcgatTTAGCCATCAcctttcagggaggtggattcCCTGTGCCGATgtgagaacccctcccatcagcgtaggtcgtgtctacactgaaatggtGTCGCTGCGCCACTGTAACGCTTTGAGTGTAGACGTCCCCTAAGAATTGGAGCACGGATCTCTCTTCCTGTCTGTCTCTGTGTATGTCTCTGCTTCTGCACTGTAGTCTGGAAGAACAGCTTAGCAGATACTGGTAATAACAACGCTCTTCTCTTCTGATCTTCCTTCGGCTCCAGAGAGCTCGAAGGGTTTAGCAAATCTGAATTTGCGGCTCCCCTGAAAAGCAGTGAGGAGAACTCTGTCTCCACCTCTGAAAATGTAGCCATCTCTAGGGCAGAGCACAACAACGGTTTAACAGCGGGCAGCAACGGttgaggacaggaagtgaagaatcccGTATCCAATTGAAATGGCAGAggtgggagggcagggagaggaaggtgatTTCTAGGGAGGTGGAATGAAATTCTCCCAAGACTTGTATGTTTCTGGGGTTTTTTGTTCCAAAAGTGATTTACAAACATAGGTGCAGAGCAtggttgaaatgcagccacctctggaatgGAGGGCAGCAGCTGCTGAAAACGGCCCGCAGCACGGTGACCGGAAAGACAGTTTTGGGCTAAGGACGCTAGAGCAATCGCGTGCTCGTGGGATAAATTCCCCACGGacggtatttttattatttgtgtagTGGTCGCACCTGGGGTCCTCGTTCGtgcctttgtgctaggtgctgtacatgttTGTTGCTATTagatgtattatggtagcaccttgGGGTCCTAGGCTGTGGACTTGTCAGGGACCATGCCTCTATTGTGTCAggggctgtacaagcacagagCAAACacatggtccttgccccaaagagctataTTCACATACAGCAGACAGGAGCTGGGGGCTTCTAGGGGGTGTCTGAAGTCTATGggggcagatccccagctggtgtgagtTGATGTTGCTCCATGGGAGtcagtggggccagatccccgactggtgtaaatcagccagaGCGCCACTGACTTCATGGAGCATTGCTGACCTATCctagctgaggatccggccccgGGAGGCTGCCGACCTGCCGTTGCTCCTACCCGACGCCTTGGCTTCTTCTCGGCCCTGGTGCATTGAGTGTGACGGCTTCTCTTCTCCCTAGATATCGTGTTCTTTGGGGAGAGCCTGCCCCCCCGCTTCTTCACACTCATGCAGTCGGTAAGTGCCCCGGCCGGCCGTGCGCCCAGCGTCGGCTCCCCAATAAACACCTGCCCACCCCCAAGTCCTGAAGCAGTGGGAATCTGTCTTTGATGCaggcaggataccagggtagatgggccggTTGCTCTGAGCTGGGACAGCAGCAGGGAGCGTGGGGAGGGATCCTCGGTTGGTCGTTTGGGGACCAGGGAGGATATACAGGGCTGGGTTGGCCCACTTGGTCTGACCTGGAGGGGAATACAGGGCTGGGTAGGAATATGGGACTGGATGGACCCATTGGTctgacgtggggggggggggggggaacacaggGCCGGGGGGGTCCATTGATCTGACGTGGGGGGGAAcatagggctggggggggtccaTTGATCTGACGTGGGGGGGAAcatagggctgggggggggtccaTTGATCTGACGTGGGGGGGAAcatagggctggggggggtccaTTGATCTGACGTGGGGGGGGGAACACAGGGCCGGGAGGGGTCCATTGATCCGACGTGGGGGGGAACACAGGGCCGGGGGGTCCATTGATCCGACGTGGGGGGAATACAGGGCCGGGGGGTCCATTGATCCGACGTGGGGGGAATACAGGGCCGGGGGGGTCCATTGATCCGACGTGGGGGGGAACAAGGGCCGGGGGGGTCCATTGATCCGACGTGGGGGGGAACACAGGGCCGGGGGGGTCCATTGATCTGACTTGGGGGGGAACACAGGGCCGGGAGGGTCCATTGATCtgacgtggggggggggaacacaggGCCGGGAGGGCCCATAGGGCTGATCGTCGGGGCagtatggggggaaggggggagattaCCAGCCCCATGGTGGCGGCTGGCAGCACGGCACTAACCCTCTGCCCCGCACTCCCGGCAGGATTTCCAGAAGGTGGACCTGCTCCTCATCATGGGCACGTCGCTGCAGGTGCAGCCCTTCGCCTCCCTCGTCAGCAGGTGGGTGGTGCTCCGGGGCCGCCTGCCAGGCCCCTGGCTGTGGGTTGCCCCCTCCTGACCTCCCCTCTCCTTGTCTGACGCAGGGTGCCCACAAACACCCCGAGGCTGCTGATTAACAAGGAGAAGACAGGGCAGGTGAGGTGCCCGGGAGCTGCGGGGACCGAGTGCTCAAGCGGGTACCGACTGGCAGGGACGACGCCACCCTGCCGGCCTGATGTGCTTGGCTGCACCCtgccaggggaagggggtggaattagcgctcttgggggtgggagggaggcagttgcgatgccctccctccc
Protein-coding sequences here:
- the SIRT2 gene encoding NAD-dependent protein deacetylase sirtuin-2 isoform X2: MAERDAAGAGEIEAERGSDSLDSDSDSENGGASGESEMDFLRHLLSRTLGLGSEKPEKVLDELTLDGVSRFMQSEKCRNVVCIVGAGISTSAGIPDFRSPGTGLYANLQSYNLPYPEAIFEINYFKQHPEPFFALARELYPGQFKPTVCHYFIRLLKEKGLLLRCYTQNIDTLERVAGLDQEDLVEAHGTFFTSHCLGSSCKKQYTLDWMKEKIFSTVTPKCDKCQSLVKPDIVFFGESLPPRFFTLMQSDFQKVDLLLIMGTSLQVQPFASLVSRVPTNTPRLLINKEKTGQSDPFMSLMGLSTGMDFDSEKAYRDVAWLGECDEGCTALAELLGWKNELEELVKKEHSAIDAKSGQAGEAGRSPSPPPAGATASPSPPPAKPGSSPQKESDAGSQAE
- the SIRT2 gene encoding NAD-dependent protein deacetylase sirtuin-2 isoform X1 produces the protein MAERDAAGAGEIEAERGSDSLDSDSDSENGGASGESEMDFLRHLLSRTLGLGSEKPEKVLDELTLDGVSRFMQSEKCRNVVCIVGAGISTSAGIPDFRSPGTGLYANLQSYNLPYPEAIFEINYFKQHPEPFFALARELYPGQFKPTVCHYFIRLLKEKGLLLRCYTQNIDTLERVAGLDQEDLVEAHGTFFTSHCLGSSCKKQYTLDWMKEKIFSTVTPKCDKCQSLVKPDIVFFGESLPPRFFTLMQSQDFQKVDLLLIMGTSLQVQPFASLVSRVPTNTPRLLINKEKTGQSDPFMSLMGLSTGMDFDSEKAYRDVAWLGECDEGCTALAELLGWKNELEELVKKEHSAIDAKSGQAGEAGRSPSPPPAGATASPSPPPAKPGSSPQKESDAGSQAE
- the SIRT2 gene encoding NAD-dependent protein deacetylase sirtuin-2 isoform X3 codes for the protein MDFLRHLLSRTLGLGSEKPEKVLDELTLDGVSRFMQSEKCRNVVCIVGAGISTSAGIPDFRSPGTGLYANLQSYNLPYPEAIFEINYFKQHPEPFFALARELYPGQFKPTVCHYFIRLLKEKGLLLRCYTQNIDTLERVAGLDQEDLVEAHGTFFTSHCLGSSCKKQYTLDWMKEKIFSTVTPKCDKCQSLVKPDIVFFGESLPPRFFTLMQSQDFQKVDLLLIMGTSLQVQPFASLVSRVPTNTPRLLINKEKTGQSDPFMSLMGLSTGMDFDSEKAYRDVAWLGECDEGCTALAELLGWKNELEELVKKEHSAIDAKSGQAGEAGRSPSPPPAGATASPSPPPAKPGSSPQKESDAGSQAE